In a genomic window of Bordetella petrii:
- the virB10 gene encoding type IV secretion system protein VirB10, protein MTEKEQDQAQAQASQEGNPKDANLERETLNLEATGRSAPRGARAFLWLTILIAVAVAAGVLMKVWSREPAAKADSGLEADQSGITNRLKAPEVERPAPPPALPPPTPEPTVAPNYNVPSPMPAAPPPVDELTQRRLASPLQAGGADASGATPSQSNGPQGPYSDAGPLADKLRPLELAPSVAGQLGDRNFLLTQGTMIDCTLQTKLVSTQSGLLTCLATHDVMSANGKVKLIDAGTKFTGYQSGGIQQGQARAFVTWNRLETPTGVIVNLSSPGTGPLGEAGLGGHIDNHFWERFGNAILLSLVGDFGNWASNQGQSGSNNIRFDNTAEGGQEAVAKILEKSLDIPPTLYKNQGERIGIMVARDLDFSHVYELEPIH, encoded by the coding sequence ATGACGGAAAAGGAACAAGACCAGGCACAAGCACAAGCCTCACAAGAGGGGAATCCTAAAGACGCTAATCTGGAGCGGGAAACACTGAATCTGGAAGCAACCGGGCGCAGCGCCCCACGCGGTGCCCGCGCATTTCTGTGGCTCACCATTCTGATCGCTGTGGCAGTGGCTGCCGGCGTGCTCATGAAGGTCTGGAGCCGCGAACCAGCGGCAAAAGCCGATAGCGGTCTGGAAGCCGATCAAAGCGGCATTACCAATCGCCTCAAAGCCCCCGAGGTAGAGCGTCCCGCGCCACCTCCAGCACTGCCGCCTCCGACGCCCGAACCAACGGTGGCGCCCAACTACAACGTCCCGTCACCCATGCCCGCAGCTCCGCCTCCCGTCGATGAGCTTACCCAGCGCCGGCTGGCCAGCCCGCTACAGGCGGGTGGCGCAGACGCAAGCGGCGCGACCCCAAGCCAGTCAAATGGCCCCCAAGGCCCTTATAGCGATGCTGGTCCCCTGGCCGACAAGCTGCGACCGCTGGAGCTGGCCCCATCGGTGGCCGGGCAACTGGGTGACCGCAACTTCCTGCTCACGCAAGGCACCATGATCGACTGCACCCTGCAGACCAAACTGGTCAGCACCCAGTCCGGGCTCCTGACGTGTCTGGCCACGCACGATGTCATGAGCGCCAACGGCAAGGTCAAGCTCATTGATGCCGGCACCAAGTTCACGGGCTATCAGTCTGGGGGCATACAGCAGGGCCAGGCGCGCGCCTTTGTGACATGGAACCGGCTGGAAACGCCTACCGGGGTCATCGTGAACCTAAGTTCCCCCGGCACCGGCCCGCTGGGCGAAGCGGGATTGGGCGGACATATCGACAACCACTTCTGGGAACGCTTTGGCAACGCCATCCTTCTTTCTCTGGTGGGCGACTTCGGTAACTGGGCATCCAATCAAGGGCAATCGGGCAGCAACAACATCCGCTTTGACAACACCGCCGAGGGTGGTCAGGAAGCGGTTGCAAAGATTCTGGAAAAGTCCCTGGACATTCCTCCCACCCTTTACAAGAACCAGGGCGAGCGTATCGGCATCATGGTCGCCCGTGATCTGGATTTCAGTCACGTCTATGAGCTTGAACCCATCCACTGA
- the virB11 gene encoding P-type DNA transfer ATPase VirB11: MSLNPSTEAIPFDRSIAVRTFLRPLSKHQEDPNVTEIAIVRAGELYTRTRGAWQLHECPQLSYPHLEALATALAAYNHMARSPIQSVVLPDGERGQIVLPPACIDGTLAINIRKHAQVALSLEELQAQGAFEATHDATAQYTPDGLSKTDLELMALKDGGDIPGFLLAAIQARKNLVISGATGSGKTTFARSLIDRVPVDERLVTIEDVHELILPRHRNRIHLMYGGTRGRVSATESLAACMRLSPDRIFLAELRGPETWDYLAALNTGHPGSVTTTHANGAADAFDRLAMLIKQSPTGGNLDLPTIQTFLRQTVDIVLHFERFRLKELWFEPRRQAIG; encoded by the coding sequence ATGAGCTTGAACCCATCCACTGAAGCGATCCCCTTTGATCGATCCATTGCGGTTCGCACCTTTCTGCGGCCTTTGTCCAAACATCAGGAGGATCCCAATGTCACTGAAATCGCCATCGTGCGAGCCGGTGAGCTTTACACCCGCACACGCGGTGCCTGGCAGCTTCACGAGTGCCCCCAGCTTTCCTACCCCCACCTGGAGGCCCTGGCCACGGCGCTGGCCGCGTACAACCACATGGCACGTAGCCCCATCCAATCTGTCGTCCTGCCCGATGGCGAGCGCGGCCAGATCGTATTGCCACCAGCCTGCATTGACGGCACGTTGGCTATCAACATCCGAAAGCACGCCCAAGTGGCCCTTTCATTGGAAGAGCTGCAGGCACAAGGCGCTTTTGAGGCCACTCACGACGCCACCGCCCAATACACGCCGGACGGGCTTTCGAAAACCGACCTGGAACTGATGGCCCTGAAGGACGGTGGTGACATTCCCGGATTCCTGCTCGCTGCCATTCAGGCTCGCAAGAACCTGGTCATCTCCGGCGCGACAGGTTCGGGCAAAACCACCTTTGCAAGATCGCTGATCGACCGGGTGCCCGTCGATGAACGCCTGGTCACCATCGAGGACGTGCATGAACTCATTCTGCCCCGACACAGAAACCGCATTCATCTGATGTATGGCGGCACACGCGGTCGAGTTTCAGCCACCGAAAGCCTGGCCGCCTGCATGCGCTTATCGCCAGACCGGATATTCCTTGCCGAGCTGCGCGGCCCTGAAACCTGGGATTACCTGGCGGCCTTGAATACCGGACATCCAGGATCCGTCACCACCACCCACGCCAACGGGGCAGCCGATGCCTTTGACCGCCTGGCGATGCTCATCAAGCAATCGCCCACGGGCGGCAACCTCGACCTGCCAACCATTCAGACATTTCTGCGCCAGACCGTAGATATCGTGCTGCATTTCGAGCGGTTTCGCCTGAAAGAACTCTGGTTTGAGCCCAGGCGACAAGCCATCGGCTGA
- the stbB gene encoding StbB family protein: MKVAVLNYTGSVGKTVAASHLLAPRMNSAQIFAVESTNETGADLGLNVDQLRGEHFGRLFRDLLTREDAIVDVGASNIEDFLTHMMRYEDAHQEMNYFVLPVINTGKAQRETIKTVAALAELGVDPERVRILFNRVDTSVQDEFPSILAYAAKTGEVQANPQAAIYENEVFELLADQRTTIADVLADQTDYRALLRSADPEDHVRISQLSNRHALRALAKPVDRQMNAAFNALFS; this comes from the coding sequence ATGAAAGTCGCCGTCCTGAACTACACCGGCTCCGTTGGCAAGACAGTTGCCGCCTCTCACCTTCTGGCGCCACGCATGAACAGCGCACAGATCTTTGCAGTGGAATCCACCAACGAAACGGGCGCCGACCTGGGCCTGAATGTCGATCAGCTACGCGGTGAACACTTTGGACGATTATTCCGCGATTTGCTCACCCGCGAAGATGCGATTGTCGATGTAGGCGCCAGCAACATCGAAGATTTTCTGACGCACATGATGCGCTATGAAGATGCTCACCAAGAAATGAACTACTTCGTACTGCCTGTCATCAATACCGGCAAGGCCCAGCGCGAAACCATCAAGACCGTGGCTGCACTAGCGGAACTGGGCGTTGATCCAGAGCGAGTACGAATCCTTTTCAATCGGGTCGATACCAGCGTGCAGGATGAGTTTCCCTCGATCCTGGCCTATGCCGCCAAAACAGGTGAAGTGCAGGCCAACCCTCAGGCCGCCATTTACGAAAACGAAGTCTTCGAGCTGCTCGCCGACCAACGCACCACGATTGCCGATGTATTGGCTGACCAGACTGACTACCGCGCATTGCTTCGGTCTGCCGATCCTGAAGACCATGTCCGCATTTCACAGTTGAGCAACCGGCACGCGCTGCGTGCCCTGGCCAAACCGGTTGACCGGCAAATGAATGCCGCCTTCAACGCCCTGTTTTCCTGA
- a CDS encoding type IV secretion system DNA-binding domain-containing protein gives MSTLISPITRRRIAAFSLAILPTAAWMAAATWGSHMHWRDWNAQTFWHFMILTPQYPVLYGALGIGLVLALALILLIGRTTRTEGFEGAAYKRFVRGTRTTSAKSLALQCEESGKQQIDVGGIPMPTANENLHLLITGATGSGKSVLLRNMAASVLRRSRHTMNNRLLGQMPERNDRMIVIDPNGDLLSKFWQPNDVILNPYDARSQGWSFFNEVRADYDWKRLAHSMVPMSQDKNAEEWNDFGRLLLRETAKKLHQLQGNEASIMDLFRLCTIEDPKVLKQFLEGTLAESLFVGSSEASKALSSARFVLSNKLSEHTGMKPGRFSIRDWLSKPNGGNLYINWREDMMSSMKPLVSSWADVFITSILSMPESTHLRWWLFIDELASLEALPSLEAGLTKGRKSGLRVVAGLQSTSQLEHIYGRTMATTIRASFRNLAVLGGSRTDPQTAKDMSESLGKHEVERPKYSISRSVDHRNTSDNMDRTTEDVVTAAQIQALPPLGGYVALAGDFPIARVSLPFRQFGSSAIAFQESGRVLNAATSTTTPSNG, from the coding sequence ATGTCCACCTTGATCTCACCCATTACCCGGCGGCGCATTGCCGCCTTTTCTTTAGCCATCTTGCCCACCGCCGCCTGGATGGCCGCTGCCACGTGGGGCAGCCACATGCACTGGCGAGACTGGAACGCCCAAACGTTCTGGCACTTTATGATACTGACGCCGCAGTATCCAGTGCTCTACGGCGCACTGGGCATCGGTCTGGTCCTCGCCCTAGCGCTCATTCTGCTTATCGGGCGTACCACCAGAACTGAAGGATTTGAGGGCGCTGCCTACAAACGCTTTGTACGTGGCACGCGCACCACCTCTGCAAAAAGTCTAGCTCTCCAGTGCGAAGAAAGCGGCAAACAGCAAATCGACGTGGGGGGCATCCCCATGCCGACCGCCAATGAAAACCTGCACCTGCTCATCACCGGCGCGACGGGTTCCGGCAAATCGGTGCTGTTGCGCAACATGGCCGCTTCAGTGCTCAGGCGCTCAAGGCACACTATGAACAACCGTTTACTCGGCCAAATGCCAGAGCGCAACGATCGAATGATCGTGATCGATCCCAATGGCGACCTACTCAGCAAATTCTGGCAACCCAACGATGTGATCCTGAATCCATACGATGCGCGCAGCCAGGGCTGGTCGTTCTTCAATGAGGTTCGCGCCGATTACGACTGGAAGCGGCTGGCCCACTCTATGGTTCCCATGAGCCAGGACAAAAACGCAGAAGAATGGAATGATTTCGGTCGCTTGCTGCTACGCGAGACGGCCAAAAAGCTCCATCAATTGCAGGGCAACGAAGCCAGCATCATGGACTTGTTTCGCCTGTGCACCATTGAAGATCCCAAGGTCTTGAAGCAGTTTCTGGAAGGCACCCTGGCTGAATCCTTGTTTGTTGGTTCCAGCGAAGCCAGCAAAGCCCTTTCCTCCGCCCGCTTTGTGCTGTCAAACAAACTATCGGAACACACTGGGATGAAGCCGGGGAGATTCTCCATCCGGGATTGGTTGAGCAAGCCAAATGGCGGCAATCTGTACATCAACTGGCGCGAAGACATGATGAGTTCGATGAAGCCGCTAGTGTCCTCATGGGCTGACGTGTTCATCACTTCGATTCTGTCCATGCCGGAAAGCACACACCTCCGCTGGTGGCTGTTTATTGACGAACTGGCCAGCCTCGAGGCCTTGCCCTCACTGGAAGCAGGTTTAACCAAAGGCCGAAAAAGCGGTCTGCGCGTCGTGGCCGGCTTGCAAAGCACGTCCCAGCTGGAACACATCTACGGACGCACCATGGCCACCACTATCCGCGCCAGCTTCCGCAACTTGGCAGTCCTGGGTGGCTCCCGCACCGACCCGCAGACGGCAAAGGACATGAGCGAAAGTCTGGGAAAACACGAAGTCGAACGGCCCAAATACAGCATCAGTCGGAGTGTGGATCATCGGAACACATCGGACAACATGGATCGGACGACGGAAGACGTAGTGACCGCTGCGCAGATACAGGCACTGCCGCCGTTGGGGGGTTATGTCGCATTGGCAGGGGATTTTCCGATTGCGAGGGTGAGCTTGCCGTTCAGACAGTTTGGATCGTCAGCGATAGCGTTTCAAGAGTCGGGAAGAGTGCTGAATGCTGCTACTTCCACAACGACACCATCTAATGGCTAG
- a CDS encoding IS3 family transposase (programmed frameshift) — MGNPRARYTQEFMLEAVRMVRGGQSMAAVAKILGISPKTLHNWVKADAAGKLNGAGKQVSPEQMEIARLRAELARVKMERDILGKSHGVLCEGVGMKYAWIELHSRQWPVSLSCQVLGVSPSGYHARKVRDVDTDRPRRRISNDALLVHIKAVHAESKGEYGWPRVWKQLLVQGIRVSKDRVQRLMKLHGIKAKTKRRFKVTTDSKHSLPVAPDLLQRDFSPARPDQVWTTDITYIWTDEGWLFLTVILDLFSRQVVGWSMQPHMRTELVSDALRMAWFRRRPQAGLILHSDRGSQYCSHDFQDLLKGYGMRSSMSRRGNCWDNAPTESLWGSLKRARILGQRFATRREAMDEVIDWLSFYNHSRLHSTLGYVSPMQFERDWYAAQNQRVA; from the exons ATGGGTAATCCGAGAGCTCGATATACGCAGGAATTCATGCTGGAAGCCGTGCGCATGGTCCGCGGCGGCCAGAGCATGGCGGCGGTGGCGAAGATACTGGGCATCAGCCCGAAGACGCTGCACAACTGGGTGAAGGCCGATGCCGCTGGGAAGCTGAACGGCGCAGGCAAACAGGTTTCTCCAGAACAGATGGAGATTGCCCGGCTGCGCGCGGAGTTGGCACGCGTGAAGATGGAGCGCGACATATTGG GGAAAAGCCACGGCGTACTTTGCGAAGGTGTCGGCATGAAGTACGCCTGGATCGAGCTTCACAGCCGACAATGGCCGGTGTCCCTGAGCTGCCAGGTGCTGGGTGTCAGCCCCAGCGGTTACCACGCGCGCAAGGTGCGGGATGTCGATACTGACCGACCGCGCCGACGCATCAGCAACGACGCTCTGCTGGTGCACATCAAGGCCGTGCACGCTGAATCCAAAGGCGAGTACGGCTGGCCGCGCGTGTGGAAGCAACTGCTGGTCCAGGGCATTCGCGTCAGCAAGGATCGTGTCCAGCGGCTCATGAAGCTGCACGGCATCAAGGCGAAGACCAAACGCCGGTTCAAGGTCACGACCGACAGCAAACACAGCCTGCCGGTCGCACCGGACCTGCTGCAACGAGACTTCTCTCCCGCGCGTCCCGACCAGGTCTGGACTACGGACATCACGTACATCTGGACGGACGAGGGTTGGCTGTTTCTGACCGTCATTCTCGACCTGTTCAGCCGTCAGGTGGTGGGCTGGTCGATGCAGCCGCACATGCGCACGGAGCTGGTGTCTGATGCGCTGCGTATGGCGTGGTTTCGCCGCCGTCCGCAAGCGGGCCTGATCCTCCACAGTGACCGTGGCAGCCAGTATTGCAGTCATGACTTCCAGGACCTGCTCAAGGGCTACGGCATGCGCAGTTCGATGAGCCGTCGAGGCAATTGCTGGGACAACGCACCGACCGAGAGCCTGTGGGGATCGCTCAAGCGTGCACGCATCCTCGGCCAGCGCTTTGCAACGCGTCGCGAAGCGATGGACGAGGTAATCGACTGGTTGAGCTTCTACAATCATTCGCGCTTGCACTCGACGTTGGGCTACGTCAGCCCGATGCAATTCGAGCGGGACTGGTACGCCGCCCAGAACCAACGGGTGGCATAA
- a CDS encoding GntR family transcriptional regulator: protein MPTLHYTPRTQLKEEPLAQEFGLSRTPVRAALKRLVADGLATADAGQGIQVAQWSEWDIEETFQLRMLLEPYAASLAATRGGNALVTKLQASNEMMAAAIADRGDTSVARIQESNRAFHRALLDASGSPRLRAVLETMIDMPIIVRSFYLATHSELEQSLHHHQDLTVAAQAQDGELARQVMQLHLRMAYHRFMRHRNLMRKST, encoded by the coding sequence CTGCCGACCCTCCACTACACACCGAGGACACAACTCAAGGAAGAGCCGCTGGCTCAGGAATTCGGACTGAGCCGCACGCCAGTGCGGGCCGCACTGAAACGTCTGGTGGCCGATGGCCTAGCCACCGCAGATGCGGGACAGGGCATTCAGGTCGCCCAATGGAGCGAGTGGGACATTGAGGAGACCTTTCAGCTGCGCATGCTGCTGGAGCCTTACGCGGCCAGCCTGGCTGCCACGCGGGGCGGCAATGCGCTGGTCACCAAGCTGCAAGCCAGCAACGAGATGATGGCTGCAGCCATCGCGGATAGAGGCGATACCTCGGTGGCGCGAATCCAGGAGTCCAACCGCGCCTTTCACCGAGCTTTGCTCGATGCCTCTGGCTCACCTCGACTGCGCGCGGTGCTGGAGACCATGATCGACATGCCCATCATCGTGCGATCCTTCTACCTAGCGACGCACAGCGAACTCGAACAAAGCCTGCACCACCACCAGGACCTTACCGTGGCCGCTCAAGCTCAAGACGGCGAACTGGCCCGACAGGTCATGCAACTGCATTTGCGTATGGCCTACCACCGGTTCATGCGACATCGCAACCTGATGCGCAAGAGCACCTAA
- the gorA gene encoding glutathione-disulfide reductase, whose amino-acid sequence MQQDYEFDLFVIGAGSGGVRAARMAAQRNARVGLAEVGALGGTCVNVGCIPKKLYSYAAHYGDAFKESHGFGWDAAPPLLDWQRLKSRRAAEILRLNGIYQGLLEGAGVRIVRGRASLYDDHTVQVETEQGGRMFTARHILIATGGTPSVPTLPGSEHAVTSDAMFDLDRFPQRLVVVGGGYIACEFASIFNGMGAQVTQLCRGTQLLRGFDDDIREFIADEMGKSGVDVRLGVHVASIAKSAGDFEVELADGSDLSADTVLYATGRVPNVSGLGLEAVGIVLRDNGAIVVDADYRTSVPSVYALGDVTGRVQLTPVALGEAMAFADQLFGQGRRKMNYDHIPTVVFTHPNIGTVGYGEAQAREMFGEVTVYRSEFRPLKHTLSGRPERAMVKLVVDASDRVVGLHMVGPDAGEIVQGFAVAMKAGATKSVFDSTVGVHPTLAEEFVTMREAVTTP is encoded by the coding sequence ATGCAGCAAGATTACGAATTCGACCTGTTTGTCATCGGAGCGGGCTCTGGCGGCGTCCGGGCTGCCAGGATGGCGGCGCAGCGGAATGCGAGAGTCGGGCTGGCGGAGGTTGGCGCCTTGGGCGGCACCTGTGTGAACGTGGGCTGCATCCCTAAGAAGCTTTACAGCTACGCTGCCCACTATGGGGATGCATTCAAGGAGTCGCACGGTTTCGGCTGGGACGCTGCACCACCACTGCTTGACTGGCAGCGCCTGAAATCGCGGCGAGCAGCGGAAATACTGCGGCTTAACGGGATCTATCAAGGTTTGCTTGAGGGGGCAGGAGTGCGGATCGTCCGTGGCAGGGCATCGCTGTACGATGACCACACGGTGCAGGTCGAGACCGAGCAAGGCGGCAGGATGTTTACGGCGCGCCACATATTGATCGCGACGGGCGGTACCCCGAGCGTGCCCACTTTGCCAGGGAGCGAGCATGCTGTTACTTCCGATGCCATGTTCGACCTAGACCGGTTTCCACAGCGGCTAGTAGTAGTTGGCGGCGGCTATATTGCGTGCGAGTTCGCGTCAATATTTAATGGCATGGGCGCGCAAGTCACTCAGTTGTGCCGCGGCACCCAACTGCTACGCGGCTTCGACGACGACATCAGGGAGTTCATCGCTGATGAAATGGGAAAATCGGGCGTAGACGTCAGGCTGGGGGTTCATGTTGCCTCGATCGCTAAATCCGCCGGCGACTTTGAAGTGGAATTGGCAGATGGAAGCGACTTGTCGGCCGATACGGTTCTTTATGCGACTGGCCGGGTCCCCAATGTTTCTGGACTCGGACTAGAGGCGGTTGGCATCGTGCTACGCGATAACGGAGCAATTGTGGTCGATGCCGACTATCGCACTTCAGTGCCGTCGGTCTATGCACTGGGCGATGTGACCGGGAGAGTCCAGCTAACGCCCGTGGCCTTAGGTGAAGCTATGGCGTTCGCTGACCAGCTTTTCGGGCAAGGCAGGCGCAAGATGAACTATGACCATATCCCTACTGTGGTTTTCACGCATCCCAACATCGGGACCGTCGGCTATGGCGAAGCACAGGCCCGCGAGATGTTCGGAGAAGTAACCGTTTATCGCAGCGAATTTAGGCCGCTGAAGCACACACTATCTGGCAGGCCCGAGCGCGCAATGGTCAAACTGGTGGTCGACGCAAGCGACCGGGTGGTGGGATTGCACATGGTCGGGCCGGATGCGGGTGAGATCGTCCAAGGGTTTGCAGTCGCCATGAAGGCTGGGGCAACCAAGTCCGTGTTCGACAGCACCGTTGGTGTCCACCCGACACTGGCCGAAGAGTTCGTGACTATGCGCGAAGCGGTGACAACTCCGTGA
- a CDS encoding glutathione S-transferase N-terminal domain-containing protein, whose translation MKQTEEGMLTLFYSPGACSLASHIALAESGLPYQAVRINTKNGDNCTPGYLRINRWGKVPALALEAGEVITEGTAIMTHVADSVPDRVLLPAPGTLDRAKAMEWMAFLASAVHPAFRTMFRAERVAGDSEQAIKNVREHGITALAEALEEAEHRASPSRFLVSDAFTLCDSYLTVFFLWSLRVPLKEKLPPIPRCAAVARQVLSRPTVKAVLAVEGIEP comes from the coding sequence ATGAAACAGACTGAAGAGGGTATGCTTACCCTCTTTTACAGCCCCGGCGCATGTTCGCTGGCATCTCATATCGCGCTGGCCGAATCCGGACTTCCATATCAGGCCGTTCGAATCAACACGAAGAACGGTGACAACTGCACGCCGGGCTACCTGCGTATCAACCGGTGGGGCAAGGTGCCGGCTCTTGCTCTTGAAGCAGGCGAGGTGATCACCGAAGGGACCGCCATCATGACGCATGTTGCCGATTCGGTGCCTGATCGGGTATTGCTGCCGGCGCCTGGAACCCTCGATCGCGCCAAAGCCATGGAGTGGATGGCTTTCCTTGCCAGCGCCGTGCATCCTGCGTTTCGCACGATGTTCCGTGCCGAGCGTGTGGCAGGTGATTCGGAGCAGGCCATCAAAAACGTACGAGAGCATGGCATAACCGCCTTGGCCGAGGCACTCGAGGAGGCAGAGCATCGCGCCAGCCCTTCTAGATTCCTAGTAAGCGATGCATTCACTTTATGTGATAGCTATCTCACAGTGTTCTTTCTGTGGAGCCTACGTGTTCCCTTGAAAGAAAAATTGCCCCCCATTCCACGGTGCGCGGCAGTGGCTAGGCAAGTGCTGTCTCGCCCGACGGTAAAAGCTGTTCTGGCCGTCGAAGGGATCGAGCCGTGA
- a CDS encoding glutathione S-transferase family protein, with protein sequence MKVLGRLSSHNVQKVMWCAAELGVPVERIDVGGKFGGNKESAYLKLNPNGVVPTLIDRDTVVWESNTILRYLCNTTSGTLYPAAAPERSEVERWMDWQLTTLVSGMVPLFQSLVRTPKEQQQPEQIARHRDVSAAAMQIVDARLAHTHYLAGDAFTLADICIGPSVYRWFALPIVREEFTGLKRWYDAVARRPAFREQVMVGLS encoded by the coding sequence ATGAAGGTTCTTGGCAGACTGAGCTCGCACAATGTGCAAAAGGTCATGTGGTGTGCTGCCGAACTGGGCGTGCCTGTGGAGCGCATCGATGTCGGTGGCAAGTTCGGGGGTAACAAGGAGAGTGCGTACCTGAAGCTAAATCCCAATGGGGTGGTGCCGACGCTGATCGATCGCGACACCGTGGTGTGGGAATCGAACACTATCCTGAGGTACCTGTGCAATACCACCTCCGGGACGCTCTATCCAGCTGCGGCGCCAGAGCGGTCGGAAGTCGAGCGCTGGATGGACTGGCAGCTCACCACGCTAGTCAGCGGCATGGTACCGCTATTCCAATCGCTCGTGCGCACGCCCAAAGAGCAGCAGCAACCTGAGCAAATAGCGCGACACCGGGACGTATCCGCGGCTGCCATGCAGATTGTCGATGCCAGGCTGGCCCACACACACTACCTTGCGGGCGACGCGTTCACGCTGGCGGACATTTGCATCGGCCCGTCCGTGTACCGCTGGTTCGCGCTGCCAATCGTGCGCGAGGAATTCACCGGCCTAAAGCGTTGGTACGACGCGGTCGCGCGTCGACCGGCGTTCCGAGAGCAAGTCATGGTCGGCCTGTCGTAG
- a CDS encoding glutathione S-transferase family protein: MIKLYTWATPNGRKISIALEELGLAYEVVPVDLSKDEQLAPDFLQLNPNNKIPVIEDSEGPGGRPFVLFESGAILIYLAEKTGRLLPMDAAQRFLAFQWLMFQMGGIGPMFGQTHHFRRFASGETYSLNRFTKETHRLYRVLDRQLEAHHYVAGSNYGIADIAVYPWVDRFELHDISLESFPNVKRWFEELHARPAVVRGMSIPQARGSA; this comes from the coding sequence ATGATCAAACTATATACATGGGCCACGCCCAATGGCCGCAAGATCTCGATCGCGTTGGAAGAGCTGGGACTTGCCTACGAAGTCGTTCCGGTTGACCTGTCGAAGGACGAGCAGTTAGCGCCAGACTTTCTCCAGCTAAACCCGAACAACAAGATTCCCGTGATCGAGGACAGTGAAGGGCCGGGTGGGCGGCCCTTCGTACTTTTCGAATCGGGCGCTATTCTGATTTACCTAGCGGAAAAGACCGGTAGGCTCCTGCCGATGGATGCGGCGCAGCGCTTCCTGGCGTTTCAATGGCTCATGTTCCAGATGGGCGGCATCGGGCCCATGTTCGGTCAGACCCATCACTTCCGAAGGTTCGCGTCAGGCGAGACCTACTCGCTCAACCGATTCACGAAAGAGACCCATCGTCTTTACCGTGTGCTGGACAGGCAACTCGAGGCGCACCACTATGTCGCCGGTAGCAATTACGGCATTGCCGATATCGCCGTCTACCCATGGGTGGACAGATTCGAACTGCATGACATCTCCTTGGAAAGTTTTCCGAACGTGAAGCGCTGGTTCGAAGAGCTACACGCTCGGCCGGCCGTGGTGCGCGGCATGAGCATTCCCCAGGCAAGGGGATCCGCATGA
- a CDS encoding MarR family winged helix-turn-helix transcriptional regulator gives MAKQSMGYLVDSLLEVGYLDAAQSVTDRRAKLVRLSNKGMQMQSRAIEIGLAIEAEWARCMGEVEMGALRALLKVLAESIPETNGAGDLPAQSPLTNTSTKKEIA, from the coding sequence ATGGCCAAGCAAAGCATGGGCTATCTTGTGGATTCGCTTCTGGAGGTCGGCTACTTGGATGCCGCGCAGAGCGTGACTGATCGGCGGGCGAAGCTCGTGCGACTGTCCAACAAGGGCATGCAGATGCAGTCGCGGGCCATCGAGATCGGCTTGGCTATCGAAGCCGAGTGGGCCAGATGCATGGGCGAAGTTGAGATGGGTGCCTTACGGGCCTTACTCAAGGTGCTTGCCGAGTCAATTCCGGAAACCAATGGCGCGGGCGACTTGCCCGCGCAATCCCCCCTCACAAATACCAGTACGAAGAAGGAGATCGCGTAA
- a CDS encoding YciI family protein has translation MYVAIFFQDLPGTAAKRQAVVSEHRKYMEAHASQVLAAGATFTDDGKAVRGGSYVVSVASLQEARDFVDNDPFTKAGLRAFVTIQPWIKAVFDGQFNIPTDDSPLFANSVA, from the coding sequence ATGTACGTCGCCATTTTTTTTCAGGATCTGCCCGGCACGGCTGCCAAACGGCAGGCCGTCGTGTCCGAACACCGCAAATACATGGAGGCACATGCTTCACAGGTGCTGGCGGCGGGCGCCACGTTCACAGACGACGGCAAAGCTGTCAGAGGGGGCAGCTACGTTGTCTCCGTGGCCAGCCTTCAGGAGGCGCGTGACTTTGTCGACAACGATCCGTTCACCAAGGCAGGGCTGCGCGCGTTCGTCACGATCCAGCCTTGGATCAAGGCAGTGTTCGATGGTCAATTCAACATTCCGACTGACGACAGTCCCCTCTTCGCGAACTCGGTCGCGTGA